In Acidisarcina polymorpha, the DNA window GCGTCTTCGCCGTTGGTGTGCGGTACGGAGAAACCGGAGTCTGGGGGGCGGTCGTGGTAGGCGGAAATTACAAGAAGCCCAACGAAGAACAGCAGACGGCAGCGTTCTGGCACGACGGCGACAAGACTTGGACGGCAGCCAGCATCCCGCCCCATGGATACCGGTCTGCCCTCGCCTGGGACGAGGCGGAGAAGGCCTGGATCGCCGCCGGAATTAACGGCTCCGATGTTTCTTACGATGACGGGAAGACCTGGCAGTCGCTCGATACCGGCAACTGGAATGCTCTCAGCCTCCCCTGGGTCGTCGGCCCCGAAGGCAGGATCGCCAAACTGGTATCGTTGAAGTCAGCAGGAGTAGCTAATAAGTGAGCGTCTCGGAGCGCACTAGTTCATTGAAGGGGCATGGCTTCAGCCGCGCCGGTGTTAGGAGCAAGTAGGAGGGCCTAAGCTTAGTTCGGGTAGTTCCCTCGGCCTCCGAAGCCGCGCCACTTCAAAGAGCTTCAAGATCAGAGAAAAGCGGATGCCCACATCTCAAAGTGGGATGTGATTTCCAAACTAAACCAATGGCAGAATTCGTAATCAAACTCGCCGACGAACGTGGTCATATCCAGGAGCAGACCCAGTCCGCCTCCTCGGCCGAAGAATTGCGTTCAAAGTTCACGACCGCCGGCTATTACGTCTATTCGGTGAAGCCGCGCGGTTTCTCGACCAAGCGCAAAAAAGCCAAGCTCGAGACCTTCATCATCTTTAACGAGCAGTTTCTGACCCTAGTCCGCGCCGGACTGCCGATTCTCGGCTCGCTCGACATGTTGGCCAAGCAGCAGAAAAATCCGGCCTTCGCCGCGCAACTGCAGAACGTCGCCCAGCGGGTGCGGACCGGCGAGTCGATCTCCGCCGCCTTCGAGGCCCAGGGTGGATTTCCGCTCATCTACACCACCACGCTGCTGGCCGGCGAACGCTCCGGCAACCTCGAAGAGGTCCTCAGCCGCTTCCTTTCCTTCCAAAGGATCTCACTCAGCTTTCGCAAGAAGCTGCAGGCCTCGCTGGTCTATCCAGCGCTCCTGCTGAGCATGGTAGGGCTGCTCTTCATCTTCCTGATTACGTTCGTTGTGCCGCAGTTTGCCAAGCTCTACGACTCCGTCGGCACCAAACTGCCTGGCATCACCCTGGCTCTGCTTGCGCTCGGTACGGGCGCCCAGAAGTACGCCCTCTACGTGATCCCAGCTGTCCTCGCCATTGTCTATCTCGTCCTGCGCTGGAGCAAGACGGAGGCCGGCTCTTCGCGTATCGACGCGATCCGCGTCAGAATGCCGATCTTCGGCACCATCTGGCTGAAATATCAGGTCGCCCTCTTTGCCCGGACTCTATCCACCCTGTTGACTGGCGGCCTGCCGCTGGTTCCTTCGCTCGAAACCGCGGCAAAATCCATTTCGAGCAAAAGCATCGCCAAGGCCGTCTTTACATCAGTCGGGCGGGTTCGAGAAGGTAAAGGGCTGGCGCTCAGCCTTAAGCAAACCAAGATTTTCCCGGAACTCTCTACGGAAATGATCGAAGTCGGCGAATCGACCGGCGCGTTGCCCCAGATGTTGAACTCGGTGGCGGAGTTTTTTGAAGAAGACGTGCAAAACGCGCTGACCGCATCGCTCGCGCTGATTGAGCCGGCGATCCTCATCGTGATGGGCATCGTTGTGGTGATTATCCTGATTGCGCTGTACCTGCCCATTTTCTCGTTAGGGCAAGCTGGAGCGATGCAGGGGCACTAATTGATTCGGACGAAGCACCCTCCGAATGAGAGGTCTACACTAAGCCATGGCAACCGAAATAGCAGTTCTACCCTTAGCCTCCGAATACGATGAAACCGCCAACGCCCAATCCTTGGCGCGCCGCTATCGCTGCGAATTCATCGATCTGAAGCACTACAAGATCCAGCATGAAGTTGTCCGCGCCGTGCCGGTCGATCTCATGTTCCGCTACAATTTCGTGCCGCTCGAGCAGATGGACGACCGCCTCGTGATCGCCGTCGCCGACCCCAGCCGCCTGATGATCCTCGACGAGATCTCGGGGCTGCTCGGCCAGAGGATCATCACCAAGGTCGCCACCCTCACCCAGATCACCGACCTGCTCAAGAAAACCGAGCAATCGCAGCGTGTCCTCGATGAGGCGACTGAGGGCTTGACCTTTGACGTCATCCCTTCCGATGAGAATTCTGACGAGAATATTTCGATCGAGAAGCTGACCTCCGAAGAAGACATCAGCCCGATCATCCGGCTGGTCGATACGACCATCTTCACGGCTCTCGAACGGCGCGCCTCCGATATTCACATCGAGACCTACGACGACAGCCTGCACGTGAAGTACCGCATCGACGGTGTGCTCCAGGCGGCGATGGCGCCGATAGCCCGCGAACATCATCAGACTATCCTCTCCCGAATTAAGGTCATGAGCGAGCTCGATATCGCCGAACGCCGCGTCCCCCAGGACGGCCGCTTTCGCGTCCGCTACAAGGGCCGCCTCATCGACTTCCGCGTCTCGATCATGCCGACCGTGCATGGCGAGAACGCCGTTCTCCGTGTGCTCGATAAGGAGTCGATGAGTGAAAAGTTCTCGAAGCTCACCCTCGACGTAGTCGGTTTCGGCGAAGACGATCTCTACCGCTTTCGCCGCTACATTCGCGAGCCTTATGGCATGGTGCTGGTTACCGGACCGACTGGCTCCGGTAAGACGACGACCCTCTACGCCGCGCTCAACGAGATCAAGTCCGATGAAGACAAAATCATCACCATTGAGGACCCGGTCGAATACCAGATCCGCGGCATCACCCAGATTCCGGTCAATGAAAAGAAAGGCCTCACCTTCGCCCGCGGCTTACGCTCGATCCTCCGTCACGATCCCGACAAGATCCTGGTCGGCGAAATCCGCGACCAGGAGACCGCCCAGATCGCCATTAACTCGGCGCTCACCGGTCACTTGGTCTTCACCACCGTCCACGCCAACAACGTGGTCGATGTGCTCGGACGCTTCCTCAACATGGGCGTCGAAGTTTACAACTTTGTCTCTGCGTTGAACTGCATCCTCGCCCAGCGTCTCGTCCGTCTCACCTGCGACTTTTGCGCGAGACCGGTCAAACACAGCGAAGAGCTGCTGATCCAGAGCGGTCTCCACGTGGACGAGTGGCGTGACTTTGAATTCCGCGAAGGCGCCGGGTGCATTGAGTGCGGAGGCACCGGGTTCCGTGGCCGTACCGCCATTCACGAGCTGCTCGACCTCACCGACCCGATCCGCGAAATCATCCTCGAAAAGAAGCCAGCCTCCGAAGTTCGCCGTCTCGCCAAGGCCGAGGGCATGCAGTTCCTTCGCGAATCCGCCATCGATCGCGTCAAACGCGGTCTCACCTCGCTCCGCGAGATCAACAAGGTCACCTTCATCGAAGCGAACCGCTAATGCGACCGCGACAAATAACGACGCATTGATAGACAGATGAACAGATGGATAATAGACGATAGACAGATCGAAACAGATAGATCGACAAATGCCAAAGCGCCTCCGGATTTTTCCGCAACACTCGACCGTGACCCTGCGTCCGCGCCTCGCCTGCGAGATCACCCTGGCCGGTGTCATCGCCGCTCGCCAGGAGAATGCGCTCGACGCAGCCGCGATCACCGCCTTTGCGCCGCTGCTGCCAGGCTCGGTCGTTCCCTCCTTGACCGCACACAACTTCCCTCACCCGGCCCGCATCGTCGCCGCACTCAAACAAGCCCTTGACCAGGTCGTCGAACGTGACCGCAAACTCACGCTGGTCATCCCGGACGCCGCCGTACGCGTCCTGCTGCTTGATTTCGATTCCCTTCCCGAAAAGCTTGCGGAGGCTCTGCCGATCATCCGCTTCCGCCTCCGCAAGCTGCTGCCGTTTGAGGTCGACGATGCAGCGATTAGCTATCAGGTCATGACCCGGCAAGCCGAGCAGGTGCGCGCGCTGGTAGCGGTCACGCCGCAACCGGTCTTGGCCGAGTATGAAGGCGTCGTCCGCGAGGCGGGCTATGAACCTGGCGCCGTCCTGCCCAGTACGTTGTGCGCGATCGCTGCGATCGCCGACGAGACAGACGCTTTGGTCATCAACCAGAACTCCGCTTGCATCACCACCGCCATTACCCGGCACAATGAAGTCCTGCTGCACCGGACCCTCGAGCTTCCCGAGAACGCCGGCAACGATATACCGGATATCCAGCAGGCGGTTTCCGTCGCTATCGCCTACTTCGAAGACTCGCTCAATACACCCTTGGAGTCGCTCTTCTATGTCGGTCCTGGTGGAGCTGCCGCATTTGACATCATCCTGAATCAACCCGATTCTGGGAGCACCTACG includes these proteins:
- a CDS encoding type II secretion system F family protein, whose amino-acid sequence is MAEFVIKLADERGHIQEQTQSASSAEELRSKFTTAGYYVYSVKPRGFSTKRKKAKLETFIIFNEQFLTLVRAGLPILGSLDMLAKQQKNPAFAAQLQNVAQRVRTGESISAAFEAQGGFPLIYTTTLLAGERSGNLEEVLSRFLSFQRISLSFRKKLQASLVYPALLLSMVGLLFIFLITFVVPQFAKLYDSVGTKLPGITLALLALGTGAQKYALYVIPAVLAIVYLVLRWSKTEAGSSRIDAIRVRMPIFGTIWLKYQVALFARTLSTLLTGGLPLVPSLETAAKSISSKSIAKAVFTSVGRVREGKGLALSLKQTKIFPELSTEMIEVGESTGALPQMLNSVAEFFEEDVQNALTASLALIEPAILIVMGIVVVIILIALYLPIFSLGQAGAMQGH
- a CDS encoding GspE/PulE family protein, with the translated sequence MATEIAVLPLASEYDETANAQSLARRYRCEFIDLKHYKIQHEVVRAVPVDLMFRYNFVPLEQMDDRLVIAVADPSRLMILDEISGLLGQRIITKVATLTQITDLLKKTEQSQRVLDEATEGLTFDVIPSDENSDENISIEKLTSEEDISPIIRLVDTTIFTALERRASDIHIETYDDSLHVKYRIDGVLQAAMAPIAREHHQTILSRIKVMSELDIAERRVPQDGRFRVRYKGRLIDFRVSIMPTVHGENAVLRVLDKESMSEKFSKLTLDVVGFGEDDLYRFRRYIREPYGMVLVTGPTGSGKTTTLYAALNEIKSDEDKIITIEDPVEYQIRGITQIPVNEKKGLTFARGLRSILRHDPDKILVGEIRDQETAQIAINSALTGHLVFTTVHANNVVDVLGRFLNMGVEVYNFVSALNCILAQRLVRLTCDFCARPVKHSEELLIQSGLHVDEWRDFEFREGAGCIECGGTGFRGRTAIHELLDLTDPIREIILEKKPASEVRRLAKAEGMQFLRESAIDRVKRGLTSLREINKVTFIEANR